From a region of the Phaseolus vulgaris cultivar G19833 chromosome 6, P. vulgaris v2.0, whole genome shotgun sequence genome:
- the LOC137833129 gene encoding protein MAINTENANCE OF MERISTEMS-like, translating into MYEQLGDCSYANTKQLAGYATLLQGWIYEHFPSIGMRRMQALYSEDQPRCRLYDAGKGTSIVVVRSQLDTLTPASIRFCPYNEHREERPFEWISLFCGYLRLGNWTQLHMPERVLRQYGYTQIIPRNPSVIGHGHPDTNEMDRRWLHFNDYVIHDYAIARHPDACVQEYMGWFRSVSHPYVINTDEDDRPVPVPSDARHHEAVPSHHEESHPALGICRRITETLQPLLDHGDVVEGSPVWEGIQAAIMLARGATDERVVYVRRHARRND; encoded by the exons ATGTATGAGCAGCTAGGAGATTGTAGTTATGCAAACACAAAGCAACTAGCTGGTTATGCAACATTGTTGCAGGGGTGGATTTATGAGCATTTCCCGTCTATAGGAATGAGACGTATGCAAGCATTGTATTCTGAAGATCAACCTCGGTGCAGGCTGTATGATGCTGGAAAAGGTACTTCAATTGTTGTTGTACGATCACAGTTGGATACATTGACACCAGCTTCCATTCGGTTTTGTCCATACAACGAGCACAGGGAAGAACGTCCATTCGAGTGGATTTCCTTATTCTGTGGTTATTTGAGGCTTGGAAATTGGACACAGCTGCACATGCCAGAACGTGTTCTGCGTCAGTATGGCTATACACAAATCATCCCTCGCAACCCATCTGTAATTGGACATGGTCATCCGGATACAAATGAAATGGACCGTCGATGGTTACATTTCAATGATTATGTCATACATGACTATGCCATAGCACGTCATCCTGACGCTTGCGTTCAAGAGTACATGGGTTGGTTTAGATCTGTATCACATCCATATGTGATTAATACAGATGAGGATGACCGTCCTGTACCGGTACCCTCAGATGCACGTCATCACGAAGCAGTGCCAAGTCATCATGAGGAGTCACATCCTGCTCTG GGTATTTGTCGTAGAATTACAGAGACATTGCAGCCATTACTTGATCATGGCGATGTCGTGGAGGGCAGCCCTGTTTGGGAAGGCATACAAGCAGCCATTATGTTAGCACGAGGAGCGACTGATGAAAGAGTTGTTTATGTCAGGAGACATGCACGTAGGAATGATTGA
- the LOC137831993 gene encoding uncharacterized protein → MQKFRKPESTDRRNWSNIFKSLVQLVHNQQNQLQSFASRHKFLEDRLRMQNEGWISDVRFHKDQISQLNGILAVEEKNRSLEEAKADLAMGLKHREAAILKWILEHTEDELGDLKAWFEILSRKSSVREDQGTASKNTDKKKKGTTDRGNKSIWNTAEKENHSCEIANELSSLKGEYDKLSLEKYSEVSELLAEKKFVWNQYNIMENDYTAKLKTKQAEVEKANEKIKVLVSGMEQLQSENYEKDVKICELESKMDEMETETKRLNNEICGLSAELESLRKFRNNHTTVLNHCSDGNKASGSGIGKSNKSRSMIVKKEIFTPDQPAAISSGRGKKSTKRKEPPVIPTLEIPKLFTSSFKVPKLKVLSERQR, encoded by the exons ATGCAGAAATTCAGAAAACCAGAATCTACTGACCGCCGAAATTGgagcaatatcttcaaatcTCTGGTTCAGTTGGTGCACAACCAGCAGAACCAGCTTCAATCGTTCGCGAGCCGCCACAAGTTTCTCGAAGATCGTCTTCGGATGCAAAACGAAGGGTGGATCTCCGATGTTCGCTTTCACAAGGATCAAATTTCTCag TTGAACGGGATTTTGGCCGTTGAGGAGAAAAACCGGTCTCTGGAAGAAGCGAAAGCGGATTTGGCGATGGGTTTGAAGCACAGAGAGGCTGCTATATTAAAATGGATTTTAG AGCATACAGAGGATGAGTTGGGGGATTTGAAAGCATGGTTTGAAATTCTTTCTCGTAAATCCTCTGTTAGAGAA GACCAAGGAACAGCATCTAAGAATACTGACAAGAAGAAAAAAGGAACCACAGATAGAGGGAACAAGTCCATTTGGAATACTGCAGAAAAAGAGAACCATTCCTGCGAAATCGCGAATGAATTGAGTAGCTTAAAAGGTGAATATGATAAGCTTTCTTTAGAAAAATATTCGGAGGTGTCTGAACTCTTGGCGGAAAAGAAATTTGTGTGGAATCAATATAATATAATGGAGAATGATTATACTGCTAAATTAAAGACTAAACAAGCTGAAGTAGAAAAGGCAAATGAAAAGATAAAGGTACTTGTTTCCGGCATGGAGCAGCTACAGTCTGAAAATTATGAAAAAGATGTCAAAATTTGCGAATTAGAAAGTAAAATGGATGAGATGGAGACTGAGACAAAAAGATTAAacaatgaaatatgtggacTCTCAGCGGAGTTGGAATCTTTAAGAAAATTCAGGAACAACCATACAACTGTTTTAAATCATTGCTCCGATGGAAATAAAGCATCTGGTTCGGGAATTGGTAAGAGCAACAAGAGTAGAAGTATGATTGTGAAGAAGGAAATATTTACACCCGATCAACCAGCTGCAATATCTTCTGGAAGG GGGAAAAAAAGCACAAAGAGGAAAGAGCCTCCAGTTATTCCCACCTTAGAGATTCCGAAGCTATTCACTTCCAGCTTCAAGGTTCCAAAACTGAAGGTCCTCAGTGAGCGTCAGAGATGA